In Salinibacterium sp. dk2585, a single window of DNA contains:
- a CDS encoding iron chelate uptake ABC transporter family permease subunit — MTTSLARPMTPTLPMVRRRLARRVALVSGVLAVLLAAIVAISLGTGAYPISPERILPTLFGAGESKDAFVLFRLRLPRIVLGVLAGIAFGIAGALFQTLLRNPLASPDIIGISGGASAAAAFGILILGVSGAMVSLLAFGGAVAVALAITLLASREGLSGYRFVLVGVGFAFLAQSVIGYLLTRADEQEAVAALVWTVGGVAGARWNDIGVIAVTLVPLLLLLAVLVPRIRTLQLGDDTATGLGLRVVSARYAVLAVAVALTAVATAYAGPLAFVAFASAPIARRLVGGAHLAIIPAALIGAIVVTFADFAASTLIPGVIVPAGIVTGIIGAPYLLWLLATSNRGRRNA, encoded by the coding sequence GTGACGACCTCGCTCGCCCGTCCGATGACTCCAACGCTGCCGATGGTCCGCCGCCGCCTCGCGCGCAGGGTGGCCCTGGTGAGCGGCGTGCTTGCCGTGCTGCTGGCCGCGATCGTTGCGATCTCGCTCGGCACGGGCGCCTACCCGATCAGCCCGGAGCGCATCCTGCCGACGCTGTTCGGCGCGGGAGAGTCGAAGGACGCCTTCGTACTCTTCCGCCTGCGGCTGCCGCGCATCGTGCTCGGCGTGCTCGCGGGGATCGCATTCGGCATCGCGGGCGCCCTCTTCCAGACGCTGCTGCGAAACCCGCTCGCGAGCCCCGACATCATCGGCATCAGCGGCGGGGCGAGTGCCGCTGCGGCCTTCGGCATCCTCATCCTTGGAGTGAGCGGGGCCATGGTCTCGCTGTTGGCCTTCGGCGGTGCCGTGGCGGTCGCACTCGCAATCACGCTGCTCGCCTCGAGGGAGGGCCTCTCCGGGTACCGCTTCGTGCTCGTCGGGGTCGGCTTCGCCTTCCTCGCGCAGTCCGTCATCGGCTATCTCCTCACGCGCGCCGACGAGCAGGAGGCCGTCGCTGCCCTCGTCTGGACGGTCGGCGGTGTCGCGGGGGCTCGCTGGAACGACATCGGGGTCATCGCCGTGACGCTCGTGCCGCTGCTGCTGCTCCTCGCCGTGCTCGTGCCGCGCATCCGCACCCTCCAGCTCGGCGACGACACGGCGACGGGCCTAGGGCTCCGAGTCGTCTCCGCCCGCTACGCCGTGCTTGCCGTTGCCGTCGCCCTCACGGCCGTCGCCACCGCCTACGCCGGCCCCCTCGCGTTCGTCGCGTTTGCCTCCGCCCCCATCGCACGCAGGCTCGTGGGGGGTGCGCACCTCGCGATCATCCCGGCGGCGCTGATCGGCGCGATCGTCGTGACCTTCGCCGACTTCGCCGCGTCGACCCTCATCCCCGGCGTGATCGTGCCCGCCGGCATCGTGACGGGCATCATCGGGGCGCCCTACCTCCTGTGGCTGCTTGCCACCTCGAACCGCGGAAGGCGAAACGCATGA
- a CDS encoding iron ABC transporter permease: MTTTARTPTAGASDTMEPVRGGAAARSRRMRRIVGLVASVVALLLVVVASLALGTRATPLVDVVAALAQPDPTNPLHSVVRELRVPRTVIGALVGLALAVAGCLMQGVTRNPLADPGLLGINAGASLFVVIAIALLGVTSPFGFIWFAFAGAAVTAALVYFIGTLARDGATPVTLALAGMAIAAVSTSIVTLLIITDVQTLATFRFWQVGSLAGRGIDMLGMLWPFVLVGLLLALFVGRDLTLLAFGDDVAKGLGHNAGLTRGLSAVAIVLLCGTATALAGPLVFVGLVVPHIARAVVGIDYRWMLAYSLVLGPLLVLVADVVGRLIVQPSELEVGLVIAVIGVPVLVALVRRVKGRAL, from the coding sequence GTGACCACGACGGCCAGGACGCCCACTGCGGGGGCGTCCGACACGATGGAGCCCGTCCGCGGGGGTGCCGCTGCGCGGTCGCGCCGGATGCGGCGCATCGTCGGCCTGGTGGCGAGTGTTGTGGCGCTGCTCCTCGTCGTCGTGGCGAGCCTCGCCCTCGGCACGAGGGCGACACCACTCGTCGACGTGGTCGCGGCGCTCGCGCAGCCCGACCCGACGAACCCGCTCCACTCGGTCGTGCGCGAACTTCGCGTGCCCCGCACCGTGATCGGTGCGCTCGTCGGGCTGGCCCTCGCGGTGGCCGGATGCCTCATGCAGGGTGTGACCCGCAACCCCCTGGCCGACCCGGGGCTCCTCGGCATCAATGCCGGTGCCTCGCTCTTCGTCGTCATCGCGATCGCACTCCTTGGCGTGACCTCGCCCTTCGGCTTCATCTGGTTCGCGTTCGCGGGTGCGGCGGTGACGGCCGCGCTCGTGTACTTCATCGGCACACTCGCACGCGACGGCGCGACCCCCGTGACGCTCGCGCTCGCCGGCATGGCGATCGCGGCCGTCTCGACGTCGATCGTGACGCTGCTCATCATCACCGACGTGCAGACCCTGGCCACCTTCCGCTTCTGGCAGGTCGGTTCGCTCGCGGGGCGCGGCATTGACATGCTCGGGATGCTGTGGCCATTTGTCCTCGTTGGCCTCCTGCTCGCCCTGTTCGTGGGTCGGGACCTCACGCTCCTCGCCTTCGGCGATGACGTCGCGAAAGGCCTCGGCCACAACGCGGGGCTCACCCGCGGGCTCTCCGCCGTCGCCATCGTGCTCCTCTGCGGCACCGCGACAGCGCTTGCCGGGCCACTCGTCTTCGTGGGACTCGTCGTGCCGCACATCGCGCGCGCGGTCGTGGGTATCGATTACCGGTGGATGCTGGCGTACTCGCTCGTGCTGGGACCGCTCCTCGTGCTGGTCGCCGATGTCGTCGGACGCCTCATCGTGCAACCCTCCGAGCTGGAAGTCGGGCTCGTGATCGCCGTCATCGGAGTGCCCGTCCTGGTCGCGCTCGTTCGCCGAGTGAAGGGACGCGCGCTGTGA
- a CDS encoding DUF177 domain-containing protein, which yields MLDLARRPGEMRETSLEAPVTERLGNAVIAVEPGETIHAEVRLESLHDGILVTAEVDSVAKGECVRCLTEVALPVEVEIQEVFAYDEDEAFEYQVQDDHVDLEPVVRDAVVLSLPFQPVCQEDCLGLCPQCGVRLLDNPGHEHEEPIDPRWAKLAALEGLTEATTNDALSDSPDGDADREKR from the coding sequence GTGCTCGACCTGGCGCGCCGTCCCGGCGAGATGCGCGAGACCTCGCTCGAGGCGCCTGTCACCGAGCGTCTCGGCAACGCCGTCATCGCTGTCGAACCGGGGGAGACCATCCACGCCGAGGTGCGACTCGAGTCGCTCCATGACGGCATTCTCGTGACCGCTGAGGTCGACTCCGTGGCCAAGGGCGAGTGCGTGAGGTGCCTCACGGAGGTGGCCCTCCCGGTCGAAGTCGAAATCCAAGAGGTTTTCGCCTACGATGAAGACGAAGCTTTCGAGTACCAGGTTCAAGATGATCACGTGGATCTTGAACCGGTCGTCAGGGACGCGGTGGTCTTGTCACTGCCGTTCCAACCGGTCTGTCAAGAAGATTGCCTCGGCCTGTGCCCCCAGTGTGGGGTGCGGCTCCTCGACAACCCGGGTCATGAGCATGAAGAACCCATCGATCCGCGGTGGGCGAAGCTTGCCGCGCTCGAAGGCCTGACCGAGGCCACCACCAATGACGCACTCAGCGACAGCCCGGATGGCGACGCTGACAGAGAGAAGAGATAG
- a CDS encoding aspartate aminotransferase family protein, whose translation MSARTNSQVVGLDRAHVFHSWSAQGSLTPLAIAGGEGSTVWDYEGRRYLDFSSQLVNTNIGHQHPAVVEAIARQAQELATVAPQHATLARGEAARRILDVAGGSFSKVFFTNAGADAVENAIRLARLTTGRDKVLSAYRSYHGNTGAAIAATGDWRRLPNEYSRGHVHFFGPYLFRSEFWASSPEEESERALRHLGRVIESEGPGTIAAVLLETVPGGAGVLVPPPGYLRGVRELTEKHGIALILDEVMCGFGRTGEWLAFRGDFGDGRDSVVPDLVTFAKGVNSGYVPAGGVMVTDAISSAFDDRVFPGGLTYSGHPLAMGAIVATIDAMKAERIVEHAREVGEEHLRPGLQALQGAHPMIGEVRGRGVFWAVELVRDRGTREPVSPQLMALLKSALLDLGLLPFTVENRIHVVPPCVVTPAEVARGLALLDEALTAVGQAAD comes from the coding sequence ATGAGCGCCCGCACGAATTCACAGGTTGTCGGTCTCGACCGAGCGCACGTGTTCCATTCATGGAGCGCCCAAGGCTCGCTGACCCCGCTCGCGATTGCGGGCGGTGAGGGCAGCACGGTGTGGGACTACGAGGGCCGTCGCTATCTCGACTTCTCGAGTCAGCTCGTCAACACCAACATCGGGCACCAGCATCCGGCCGTCGTCGAGGCGATCGCCCGACAGGCCCAGGAGCTCGCGACGGTCGCGCCACAGCACGCGACCCTCGCGAGGGGTGAGGCGGCGAGGCGCATCCTCGACGTCGCCGGTGGCTCGTTCAGCAAGGTCTTCTTCACGAACGCGGGCGCGGATGCCGTCGAGAACGCGATTCGCCTCGCCCGCCTCACGACGGGTCGCGACAAGGTCCTGTCGGCGTATCGCTCCTACCACGGCAATACGGGCGCAGCGATCGCTGCAACGGGGGACTGGCGCCGCCTCCCCAACGAGTATTCGCGCGGCCATGTGCACTTCTTCGGCCCATACCTCTTTCGCAGCGAGTTCTGGGCGTCGAGCCCCGAGGAGGAGTCGGAGCGCGCGCTCCGGCACCTGGGGCGCGTCATCGAGAGCGAAGGGCCCGGCACGATCGCGGCCGTGCTGCTCGAGACCGTTCCGGGCGGGGCGGGTGTGCTTGTGCCGCCTCCCGGCTACCTGCGCGGCGTGCGCGAACTCACTGAGAAGCACGGAATCGCCCTCATCCTCGATGAGGTCATGTGCGGCTTCGGCCGCACGGGCGAGTGGCTCGCCTTCCGCGGCGATTTCGGCGACGGGCGCGACTCGGTCGTCCCAGACCTCGTGACCTTCGCCAAGGGAGTGAACTCCGGATACGTTCCCGCGGGCGGCGTCATGGTGACGGATGCCATCTCCTCGGCCTTCGACGACCGGGTGTTCCCCGGCGGCCTCACCTACTCGGGGCATCCGCTCGCCATGGGCGCGATCGTCGCGACCATCGATGCGATGAAGGCTGAGCGGATCGTCGAGCACGCTCGCGAGGTCGGGGAGGAGCACCTGCGACCCGGCCTGCAGGCGCTGCAAGGCGCGCACCCCATGATCGGGGAGGTGCGCGGGCGCGGCGTGTTCTGGGCGGTCGAGCTGGTGCGCGACCGCGGCACTCGAGAGCCCGTCTCGCCACAGCTCATGGCATTGCTCAAGTCGGCGCTCCTCGACCTCGGCCTGCTGCCGTTCACGGTCGAGAATCGCATCCATGTCGTGCCCCCGTGCGTCGTAACCCCCGCCGAGGTGGCGCGCGGCCTGGCGCTGCTCGACGAGGCGCTCACGGCGGTGGGGCAGGCAGCAGACTGA
- a CDS encoding DUF58 domain-containing protein translates to MRRRPPRGGVSLTWRGRALLAAGAVGLVVAYSVGVDALFLVSILLLAAVVASALAARHRRPSLAVHRSFGAERAMPGHPVPVQLDIANRALQAVGQATWTDEWSWHSPSGMLARRVAGASTPAELPLLRGRWGDVQRSVTVMWDFVPPRRGDFAIGPARVTVMDPFGLASATVVVGDSTALTVFPRVAVLEETLSTPRRADGQAHRADHRATGGEHELTTRVYRVGDPLRRVHWRASARHGELMVRQEEQRSAAEVTVLLETRRSGHPDVDSGDSDRSESFEWCVSMAASLAVHLDAQGFRVHLLETGVPQLPVGAGPSLAGLARVALTPFARTTGVTLVPSGRQASVRLGSAFAVLGDLDDDTIVDLIAARSAYDEATAWVPTSVPRFALERLAAAGWLCVPVSTRTPVEEAWRLAQYERMHRDAG, encoded by the coding sequence ATGCGCCGTCGACCGCCGAGAGGGGGAGTTTCGCTGACCTGGCGGGGAAGGGCGCTGCTCGCCGCCGGGGCCGTCGGGCTCGTGGTGGCCTACTCGGTCGGCGTCGACGCACTGTTCCTCGTGTCGATCCTGCTCCTCGCGGCGGTCGTGGCATCCGCCCTCGCCGCGAGGCATCGTCGGCCGTCGCTCGCCGTGCACCGCTCCTTTGGCGCCGAGCGCGCCATGCCGGGGCATCCCGTGCCGGTGCAGCTCGATATCGCCAATCGCGCGCTCCAAGCGGTCGGGCAGGCCACCTGGACCGACGAATGGTCGTGGCACTCACCCTCGGGCATGCTGGCCCGACGGGTCGCAGGCGCCAGCACCCCGGCCGAGCTGCCGCTGCTCCGCGGTCGCTGGGGTGACGTGCAGCGCAGCGTCACGGTCATGTGGGACTTCGTTCCGCCGCGCAGGGGCGATTTCGCGATCGGCCCCGCCCGCGTCACAGTCATGGACCCCTTCGGGCTCGCATCGGCAACGGTCGTCGTGGGCGACTCCACCGCGCTCACGGTGTTCCCACGCGTCGCGGTGCTGGAGGAGACGCTGTCAACGCCGCGCCGTGCCGATGGGCAGGCGCACAGGGCCGACCACCGGGCGACGGGCGGCGAGCACGAGCTCACGACGCGCGTTTACCGGGTCGGCGACCCCCTTCGGCGCGTGCACTGGAGGGCCTCGGCCCGGCACGGCGAACTCATGGTGCGCCAGGAGGAGCAGCGCAGCGCCGCCGAGGTCACGGTGCTGCTTGAGACAAGGCGCAGCGGGCATCCGGATGTCGACTCTGGCGATTCCGACCGCAGCGAGTCGTTCGAGTGGTGCGTGTCGATGGCGGCCTCGCTCGCCGTGCACCTGGACGCGCAAGGCTTCCGCGTGCACCTGCTGGAGACGGGGGTGCCGCAGCTGCCGGTAGGTGCCGGCCCTTCCCTCGCGGGCCTCGCGCGCGTCGCCCTGACGCCCTTTGCCCGCACGACGGGAGTGACTCTCGTGCCGTCCGGTCGCCAGGCGAGCGTGCGGCTCGGCTCAGCCTTCGCCGTGCTCGGCGACCTCGACGATGACACGATCGTCGACCTCATCGCCGCCCGCTCGGCGTACGACGAGGCGACCGCCTGGGTGCCGACATCCGTCCCCCGTTTCGCCCTTGAGCGCCTGGCCGCGGCGGGCTGGCTGTGCGTTCCCGTGTCGACGCGCACCCCGGTCGAGGAGGCATGGCGGCTCGCCCAGTACGAGAGGATGCATCGTGACGCGGGCTGA
- a CDS encoding DUF3488 and transglutaminase-like domain-containing protein, whose protein sequence is MTRAERAGRHAPSWRVSSALALAIPLAFASYNAVLRGNDWWLAIALTSTIVLGAAAAIRGLLETTPRLRLAGALPTAAAALAALMTVAIGSVAGTTFFGLPTFDTFRALFRLGSEGVGSLAAQEPPALADPGVILLFSAGSAVAALLCDLVAVGLRRPALTGLLLVPVAVVPAFIVSLDDVSWVIVAAVSWLLVLAASRPGRGRRGWDLVGVLAASIAAALVAAVVLPLPSAREITGSGPGNSIRSGVNPVVTLGEDLRREETITALHYSSRSGKGHYFRLTALDSLTEEGWSVGEQPELGAGPQEAPAPPGLSPEITREREVTTVSVDSLGGGWVPVPYPAVSVDGLTANAAWDTRAQALRTEGRSVRGEQYEVESMLLRPTPQQLQDAGTVVPDEFSALAIPDASWPSLIAETAASVTAGTATNYERALALQEFLRDEGKFEYSEFAPQREGYDDTSAGAVAAFLEARSGYCVQFASAMAFMARTLGIPSRIALGFLPGEETGQRVPDASRQWVVTSDELHAWPEFYFEGIGWVPFEPTTTRGEPADYAEPAALEELDDAPDETPDVAAPIPSASAPAAPDRGDVGGLGAGPEETQITIPPVMYVLAALLLLALVPAIVRALQRSRRLALVRRGGSAAVAWREVMEFSRDLGLEVASTSTPRENAEVLGASAGGPPALSALLDALERESYAPAGARAAASVSSEAQSVVSALWRSAPPAQRLAAVLWPRTLVERIIGAIS, encoded by the coding sequence GTGACGCGGGCTGAGCGCGCGGGCCGGCACGCGCCATCGTGGCGTGTGTCGTCCGCGCTCGCGCTCGCGATCCCGCTCGCATTCGCGTCGTACAACGCGGTGTTGCGCGGCAACGACTGGTGGCTTGCGATCGCCCTCACCTCGACGATCGTCCTGGGTGCCGCGGCCGCGATCCGCGGGCTGCTCGAGACCACCCCGCGCTTACGTCTGGCGGGCGCGCTCCCGACCGCCGCCGCCGCGCTCGCGGCCCTCATGACGGTCGCGATCGGCTCCGTGGCCGGAACGACCTTCTTCGGCCTGCCAACCTTCGACACCTTCCGCGCCCTGTTCCGCCTCGGCTCCGAGGGCGTCGGTTCCCTCGCCGCGCAGGAGCCGCCGGCGCTCGCCGACCCCGGAGTGATCCTGCTCTTCAGCGCCGGCAGCGCCGTCGCCGCGCTGCTTTGCGACCTCGTGGCGGTGGGTCTGCGGAGGCCCGCGCTGACGGGCCTGCTCCTCGTGCCGGTCGCCGTCGTGCCGGCGTTCATCGTTTCGCTCGACGACGTCTCCTGGGTCATCGTCGCGGCTGTCTCCTGGCTGCTCGTGTTGGCGGCATCGCGGCCAGGGCGAGGCAGGCGCGGCTGGGATCTTGTGGGGGTGCTCGCCGCAAGCATCGCTGCGGCGCTCGTCGCGGCGGTCGTGCTGCCTTTGCCGTCGGCCCGCGAGATCACCGGTTCCGGTCCGGGAAACTCGATCCGCTCCGGAGTGAATCCTGTCGTGACACTGGGGGAGGACCTCCGACGCGAGGAGACCATCACGGCCCTGCACTATTCGTCGCGCTCGGGGAAGGGGCACTACTTCCGCCTCACCGCCCTCGACAGCCTCACGGAGGAAGGCTGGTCGGTCGGAGAGCAGCCCGAGTTGGGGGCCGGCCCGCAGGAGGCGCCCGCGCCGCCCGGACTGAGTCCCGAGATCACCCGCGAGCGCGAGGTCACGACCGTGAGCGTGGATTCCCTCGGTGGAGGCTGGGTGCCGGTGCCCTATCCGGCCGTCTCGGTCGACGGCCTCACGGCGAACGCGGCCTGGGACACGCGCGCCCAGGCGCTCCGCACGGAGGGTCGAAGTGTGAGGGGCGAGCAGTACGAGGTCGAGTCGATGCTCTTGCGGCCGACGCCCCAGCAACTGCAGGATGCCGGCACGGTGGTGCCGGATGAGTTCAGCGCGTTGGCCATCCCGGATGCCTCGTGGCCCTCGCTCATCGCCGAGACCGCGGCATCCGTCACGGCGGGCACCGCGACCAACTACGAACGGGCGCTCGCACTGCAGGAGTTCCTGCGCGATGAGGGCAAGTTCGAATACTCGGAGTTTGCGCCCCAGCGGGAGGGCTACGACGATACGAGCGCAGGCGCGGTCGCCGCGTTCCTCGAGGCGAGGAGCGGCTACTGCGTGCAGTTCGCCTCGGCGATGGCATTCATGGCCCGCACCCTCGGCATCCCGTCACGCATCGCGCTCGGCTTCCTCCCGGGTGAGGAGACGGGCCAGCGGGTTCCGGATGCCTCGCGCCAGTGGGTCGTGACCTCCGACGAGCTGCACGCGTGGCCCGAATTCTACTTCGAGGGCATTGGCTGGGTTCCCTTCGAGCCGACGACGACGCGCGGTGAGCCCGCCGACTATGCGGAACCCGCTGCCCTCGAGGAGCTCGACGATGCTCCCGACGAAACTCCGGATGTCGCGGCGCCGATCCCGAGCGCGAGTGCACCGGCCGCGCCGGATCGCGGCGACGTGGGCGGTCTCGGGGCCGGCCCCGAGGAGACCCAGATCACCATCCCCCCGGTCATGTACGTGCTGGCGGCGCTGCTGCTGCTCGCGCTGGTCCCGGCGATCGTGCGTGCCCTGCAGCGCTCCCGTCGCCTTGCCCTGGTGCGTCGCGGCGGCAGTGCCGCCGTCGCCTGGCGCGAGGTCATGGAGTTCTCGCGCGACCTCGGGCTTGAGGTCGCCTCGACCTCGACGCCGCGGGAGAATGCCGAGGTCCTCGGGGCGAGCGCGGGCGGCCCGCCCGCGCTCTCGGCCCTGCTCGACGCGCTCGAACGGGAGTCCTACGCGCCCGCTGGCGCTCGCGCCGCGGCATCCGTGTCGTCCGAGGCGCAGAGCGTCGTGTCGGCCCTCTGGCGCTCGGCGCCTCCCGCCCAGCGGCTTGCCGCCGTGCTGTGGCCGCGCACGCTCGTCGAGCGGATCATCGGCGCCATCTCCTGA
- a CDS encoding iron-siderophore ABC transporter substrate-binding protein, with product MTLALLTVAALALTGCATGGGDNTGGDSADGNTITHAFGETTVPEGVERIVTIGWGSTEAVLSLGLVPVGIEEQVYGGNDDRVVPWVAEEIERMGAEMPTVFPTSAEEPAYEEILELEPEVILAPYSGLTQEQYEVLSDIAPTVPYPDEAWTTPWRDVVRIVGESLGLGEEAEEVIADAEKAVAEQAAAHPELGGRTVAAIWDGAGVFYVYRAADPRVEFLFDLGLENAPAVDELANGESTFYYTLSYEQLDLLEADIVVNYATTQEEADAFLAQPYAQAIPAVARGSVATIVGESLISSVSPPSPLSLAWGVEDYVTLISEAASNLE from the coding sequence ATGACTCTCGCCCTGCTCACCGTCGCAGCGCTCGCCCTCACCGGCTGTGCCACGGGTGGAGGCGACAACACTGGCGGCGACAGTGCCGACGGCAACACCATCACGCACGCATTCGGTGAGACGACGGTTCCCGAGGGTGTCGAGCGCATCGTGACGATCGGATGGGGCAGCACCGAGGCGGTGCTCTCCCTGGGCCTCGTGCCGGTCGGCATCGAGGAACAGGTCTACGGCGGCAACGACGACCGCGTGGTGCCGTGGGTCGCCGAGGAGATCGAGCGGATGGGGGCAGAGATGCCGACCGTCTTCCCGACGAGTGCGGAGGAGCCCGCCTACGAGGAGATTCTCGAACTCGAGCCCGAGGTCATCCTCGCGCCCTACTCCGGACTCACCCAGGAACAGTACGAGGTCCTCTCCGACATCGCGCCGACCGTCCCGTACCCCGACGAGGCGTGGACCACCCCGTGGCGCGACGTCGTGCGCATCGTCGGCGAGTCTCTCGGCCTCGGCGAGGAGGCGGAGGAGGTCATCGCTGACGCCGAGAAGGCCGTTGCGGAGCAGGCCGCCGCGCATCCGGAACTCGGGGGCCGCACCGTGGCCGCGATCTGGGACGGCGCCGGAGTCTTCTACGTCTACCGCGCCGCCGACCCCCGCGTTGAGTTCCTCTTCGACCTGGGCCTCGAGAACGCCCCGGCGGTCGACGAACTCGCGAACGGCGAATCGACCTTCTACTACACGCTCAGCTACGAGCAGCTCGACCTGCTCGAGGCCGACATCGTCGTGAACTACGCGACGACGCAGGAGGAGGCCGACGCGTTCCTCGCCCAGCCCTACGCGCAGGCGATTCCCGCCGTCGCGCGCGGTTCCGTCGCGACCATCGTCGGGGAATCCCTCATCTCGTCCGTGTCGCCGCCGAGCCCGCTCTCGCTCGCCTGGGGCGTCGAGGACTACGTCACCCTGATCTCGGAAGCCGCCTCGAACCTCGAGTAA
- a CDS encoding MoxR family ATPase has product MLNDAVPVPAIMPASRFEELGEQILSSIERVIDGKRSAVELALATLLAEGHLLIEDVPGVGKTMLARALARSVDCSVSRIQFTPDLLPSDITGVSVYNQADHSFEFTPGPIFANIVIGDEINRASPKTQSAMLESMEERQVTVDGHTHPLQEPFTVVATQNPIEMDGTYPLPEAQRDRFMVRISMGYPDEAAEQAMLRTRETSSPLDLLAPVVSLDELLQMIATVRAVYVAPAVERYTVAIAQATRLDSELRLGASPRGTLHLVRAAKSRAALDGRDFVLPDDIDALAVPVLAHRVIPSGQASGSSSVPVSESIVRRIVNATPVPVASDARH; this is encoded by the coding sequence ATGCTGAACGACGCCGTGCCGGTTCCCGCCATCATGCCCGCCAGCCGATTCGAAGAACTCGGTGAGCAGATCCTGTCGAGTATCGAGCGGGTCATCGACGGCAAGCGGAGCGCGGTGGAACTGGCACTCGCGACGCTGCTCGCGGAGGGGCACCTGCTGATCGAGGATGTGCCTGGCGTCGGCAAGACGATGCTGGCACGAGCGCTCGCACGCTCGGTCGACTGCTCGGTCAGCCGAATCCAGTTCACGCCAGACCTGCTGCCCTCCGACATCACAGGCGTCTCCGTCTACAACCAGGCCGACCACAGCTTCGAGTTCACGCCTGGGCCCATCTTCGCCAACATCGTGATCGGCGACGAGATCAACCGCGCGAGCCCCAAGACCCAGTCGGCGATGCTCGAGAGCATGGAGGAGCGCCAGGTCACGGTCGACGGCCACACGCATCCGCTGCAGGAGCCGTTCACCGTCGTCGCCACCCAGAACCCCATCGAGATGGATGGCACCTATCCGCTGCCCGAGGCACAGCGCGACCGCTTCATGGTGCGCATCTCGATGGGCTACCCGGACGAGGCCGCCGAACAGGCCATGCTGCGCACGCGGGAGACCTCGAGCCCGCTCGACCTCCTCGCGCCCGTCGTCTCGCTCGATGAATTGCTGCAGATGATCGCGACGGTGCGGGCCGTCTACGTCGCGCCCGCCGTTGAGCGCTACACCGTCGCGATCGCCCAGGCGACGCGGCTCGACTCGGAACTCCGTCTCGGAGCGAGTCCTCGCGGCACCCTGCACCTCGTGCGAGCGGCGAAGTCGCGAGCCGCACTCGACGGGCGGGACTTCGTGCTTCCCGACGACATCGACGCACTCGCGGTGCCCGTGCTGGCGCATCGAGTCATCCCCTCCGGGCAGGCCTCGGGCTCCTCCTCGGTGCCCGTCTCCGAGTCGATCGTTCGCCGCATCGTGAACGCGACGCCCGTGCCCGTCGCATCCGACGCCCGGCACTAG
- a CDS encoding ABC transporter ATP-binding protein, with protein MTRTPDHSFRAEGLRVAYDSHVVIDGLDIEIPAGRVTVIVGANASGKSTLLRTLARILSPADGRVLLDERDIRSYSGREFARVVGILPQSPIAPEGITVADLVARGRYPHQGWFGRRTSDDDRIALEALTATDCIEFADRPVESLSGGQRQRAWIAMALAQDPDILLLDEPTTYLDVTHQLEVLDLLHSLNRAKGTTVVMVLHDLNLAARYADHVVVMAGGAVVASGAPAEVITAETVRLAFALDAHIMVDPVAGSPMVVPLSRVHPRTPASVPQSH; from the coding sequence ATGACCCGCACCCCCGATCACAGCTTCCGCGCGGAGGGGCTCCGTGTCGCCTACGACTCGCATGTCGTCATCGATGGGCTCGACATCGAGATCCCCGCTGGCCGGGTCACGGTCATCGTCGGCGCGAATGCGAGCGGCAAGTCGACCCTGCTGCGCACGCTCGCCCGCATCCTCAGCCCGGCGGATGGGCGGGTGCTGCTCGATGAGCGCGACATCCGTTCCTACTCGGGTCGTGAGTTTGCGAGGGTCGTCGGCATCCTCCCGCAGTCTCCGATCGCGCCGGAGGGCATCACGGTCGCTGACCTCGTCGCCCGCGGCCGCTACCCGCACCAGGGCTGGTTCGGCCGTCGCACGAGCGATGACGACCGCATCGCGCTCGAGGCGCTCACCGCCACCGACTGCATCGAGTTCGCCGACCGGCCTGTCGAGTCCCTCTCGGGCGGCCAGCGGCAGCGCGCCTGGATCGCCATGGCGCTCGCCCAGGACCCCGACATCCTGCTGCTCGACGAACCCACGACCTATCTCGACGTCACGCACCAGCTCGAGGTGCTCGACCTGCTGCACTCGCTCAATCGGGCGAAGGGCACGACGGTTGTCATGGTGCTCCACGACCTCAACCTGGCGGCACGCTACGCCGACCACGTCGTCGTCATGGCGGGCGGTGCGGTCGTCGCCTCGGGTGCGCCCGCCGAGGTCATCACGGCCGAGACCGTGCGCCTCGCGTTCGCGCTCGACGCGCACATCATGGTCGACCCCGTCGCGGGCTCGCCCATGGTCGTGCCGCTGAGCCGCGTGCATCCGCGAACCCCGGCTTCCGTGCCGCAGTCCCACTGA
- the rpmF gene encoding 50S ribosomal protein L32, with translation MAVPKRKMSRASTRARRAQWKATAPALVKTIEGGKVVYSLPHRAKVVEDSAGTALYMEYKGRKVADV, from the coding sequence ATGGCAGTACCCAAGCGGAAGATGTCCCGTGCGAGCACCCGTGCCCGCCGCGCCCAGTGGAAGGCCACCGCGCCTGCGCTCGTGAAGACGATCGAGGGCGGCAAGGTCGTCTACAGCCTCCCGCACCGCGCCAAGGTCGTTGAGGACTCCGCCGGCACCGCGCTCTACATGGAGTACAAGGGCCGCAAGGTCGCCGACGTCTGA